Proteins from a genomic interval of Streptomyces sp. NBC_01445:
- a CDS encoding helix-turn-helix domain-containing protein codes for MSHDSTAAPEAAARKLSGRRRREIVAVLLFSGGPIFESSIPLSVFGIDRQDAGVPRYRLLVSAGEEGPLRTTGGLELTAPHGLDAISRAGTVVVPAWRSITSPPPEEALDALRRAHEEGARIVGLCTGAFVLAAAGLLDGRPATTHWMYAPTLAKRYPSVHVDPRELFVDDGDVLTSAGTAAGIDLCLHIVRTDHGNEAAGALARRLVVPPRRSGGQERYLDRSLPEEIGADPLAEVVAWALEHLHEQFDVETLAARAYMSRRTFDRRFRSLTGSAPLQWLITQRVLQAQRLLETSDYSVDEVAGRCGFRSPVALRGHFRRQLGSSPAAYRAAYRARRPQPEKPVEIAAAPGPETPVPAQSRRTAAAGTYPGPTASLPTDPGKPSSDAYAAGRASLPGQRSAP; via the coding sequence ATGAGCCACGACTCCACTGCTGCGCCGGAGGCCGCAGCTCGGAAGCTTTCCGGGCGACGCCGCCGGGAAATAGTCGCGGTGCTGCTGTTCAGCGGCGGACCCATCTTCGAAAGTTCCATTCCGCTCTCCGTGTTCGGCATCGACCGCCAGGACGCCGGGGTACCGCGTTACCGGCTGCTGGTGTCCGCCGGCGAGGAAGGCCCGCTGCGCACGACGGGCGGCCTCGAACTCACCGCGCCCCACGGGCTCGACGCGATCTCGCGGGCGGGCACCGTCGTCGTGCCCGCGTGGCGGTCGATCACCTCGCCGCCACCGGAGGAAGCCCTCGACGCGCTGCGCCGCGCGCACGAGGAAGGCGCGCGCATCGTCGGACTGTGCACCGGCGCCTTCGTGCTCGCCGCGGCCGGCCTGCTCGACGGCCGGCCGGCGACCACCCACTGGATGTACGCGCCGACGCTGGCCAAGCGCTACCCGTCGGTCCACGTGGACCCGCGCGAGCTCTTCGTGGACGACGGTGACGTCCTGACGAGCGCCGGGACCGCGGCCGGTATCGACCTGTGTCTGCACATCGTGCGCACGGACCACGGCAACGAGGCGGCCGGAGCGCTCGCCCGCAGACTCGTGGTCCCGCCGCGCCGCAGCGGCGGCCAGGAGCGCTACCTCGACAGGTCTTTACCTGAGGAGATCGGCGCCGACCCGCTGGCCGAGGTCGTCGCCTGGGCGCTGGAGCACCTCCACGAGCAGTTCGACGTGGAGACCCTCGCCGCGCGCGCCTATATGAGCCGCCGCACCTTCGACCGCCGGTTCCGCTCCCTCACCGGAAGCGCTCCCCTGCAGTGGCTGATCACCCAGCGGGTGCTGCAGGCCCAGCGGCTCCTGGAGACCTCCGACTACTCGGTCGACGAGGTCGCCGGGCGCTGCGGCTTCCGTTCGCCGGTCGCCCTGCGCGGGCACTTCCGGCGCCAGCTCGGCTCGTCCCCGGCCGCGTACCGCGCGGCCTACCGGGCCCGCAGACCGCAGCCGGAGAAGCCGGTGGAGATCGCGGCGGCGCCGGGACCGGAGACCCCGGTCCCGGCCCAGTCACGGCGCACCGCGGCGGCCGGAACCTACCCGGGACCCACCGCCTCACTGCCGACAGATCCGGGCAAACCCAGCTCGGACGCGTATGCGGCGGGGCGCGCGAGTCTGCCCGGGCAGAGGAGTGCGCCGTAG